The DNA segment TGGTTTTACCCCCGTAGCTTCTGATTTGATAAAAGCCCCGCGTGTAAAAGAAAGTCCCGTACAAATTGAATGCAAAGTGCGCGAGATTATTGAAACCGGACAAGAAGGCGGCGCAGGTAACCTTGTGGTGTGCGAAATCTTGAAAATGCACATTAACGAGGATATTTTGGGCGAAGACGGGATGATAGACCAACGCAAAATACATTTGGTGGCAAGATTGGGCAAAGACTGGTATTGCAAAGCCTTTGGCGATGCTTTGTTTGAAGTAGAGAAGCCCAACACCAAAAAAGGGGTTGGCGTTGATGCTATACCCGCCCGCATACGCCTTAGCAATGTACTTACAGGCAATAACCTTGGACAGTTAGGTAATTTAGAAATACTACCTACCCCTGATGAGGTAAGCGGCTATAAATACGAAAATGCCGAGTTGAAAGAGTTGTTGGAGCGACTAACCAACGACCCCGATAATTTGGAAACCCAAAAGCACCTGATGGCCAAAAACCTGCTGGCACAAGGCAAAACCGTAGAAGCATGGAAAGTGCTTTTATCATAAACCAAACAATTTTGCAGGTGCAACTATTATTACTGTTGTGAACATACAAATACAAGCCGGCTCGCCACAGAAAAACAGCCTTTCGCTGCGCGTGGCCAAGGCAATAGCAAAACAAATAGGCACAGAACATACCCACAGTATTGTTGATTTTAACCAATACGATATACCGTTTATGAACCAAGGTAGTGTTGAGATGGATAACCTCACCCCTTTTCAGCAACAACTGATAAACGGCTGGGCAGATGCCAAACTGGTGATTGTAGTATCGCCTGAATACAACTGGTTTCCAAGTGCCGAGTTAATTAACACCCTGCACCAATTAGGCAGCCGCCATCACAAAAACCTGTTCGACGGAAAGGTATTTGCCTTTGCAGGGGTTTCAAACGGTCGAGGCGGACGTATGCCCACCATGCAGTTAACTACGGTTTACAATAAACTGATTAATGTATTGGCTACCCGCTCATTTAGCAGCGGTAAAACGTTTGAATCGCAGTTTACACAAAACGTATTGGACGAAAACGGCGATTCGTTGGGCAATGCCGAGTACGATAAGGGACTAAAAGCCTTTGTTGATTACTCGCTGGATATGGCCTCACGTTGGCAATAAACTGACCCGCAGCCCAAAAACAAACAAGCCCCGATATATTGACTATATCGGGGCTTGTGTTTGTATAAAGTGGTTTATTAATAATTGTTCAGCATCATTGGCATCACAAGCATCAACATATCTTCGCTGGGCTCGTTCTCAAAAGGCAACAATACACCTGCACGGTTAGGCGTACTCATTTCAAAACGTACTTTATCAGTATCCATGCTGGTAAGCATATCCATCAGGTATTTACTGTTAAAGCCAATCTCCATGTCTTGTCCTTCGTATTCGCAATTCAAACGCTCGTGGCCTTCATTGCTTTGGTCAAAATCTTCAGCAGAGATAATCATATTGCTACCGGCCAGTTTCAAACGTATTTGGTGG comes from the Bacteroidota bacterium genome and includes:
- a CDS encoding flavin reductase family protein → MIEVIPGQLPTAKLHAYMLASVAPRPICFASTVDAEGNVNLSPYSFFNAFGSNPTTLIFSPARRVRDNTIKHTLENVMATKEVCINVVTYEMVYQASLASTEYERGVDEFVKAGFTPVASDLIKAPRVKESPVQIECKVREIIETGQEGGAGNLVVCEILKMHINEDILGEDGMIDQRKIHLVARLGKDWYCKAFGDALFEVEKPNTKKGVGVDAIPARIRLSNVLTGNNLGQLGNLEILPTPDEVSGYKYENAELKELLERLTNDPDNLETQKHLMAKNLLAQGKTVEAWKVLLS
- a CDS encoding NAD(P)H-dependent oxidoreductase; its protein translation is MITVVNIQIQAGSPQKNSLSLRVAKAIAKQIGTEHTHSIVDFNQYDIPFMNQGSVEMDNLTPFQQQLINGWADAKLVIVVSPEYNWFPSAELINTLHQLGSRHHKNLFDGKVFAFAGVSNGRGGRMPTMQLTTVYNKLINVLATRSFSSGKTFESQFTQNVLDENGDSLGNAEYDKGLKAFVDYSLDMASRWQ